A region from the Paraburkholderia youngii genome encodes:
- a CDS encoding adenosylcobinamide-GDP ribazoletransferase → MNPLAELRYFFTALGYFTRVPVPRWVGYEPHYMNAAARYFPLVGVLVGGVSALVYLAALRVFPAGVAVLLSMAASLLVTGAFHEDGLADCVDAFGGAYTRDDALRIMHDSRIGAFGAIALVIALAIKWQTLAALPPLSAASLMVAAHGASRACAISYLATLDYVRAAGKAKPVAQRLSGLALLCAALFGLPWLLWPNGPGAPDWRFAALTCVVLLALRFAMGRYFVRRIGGYTGDCLGFAQQIFELSIYLVGLAWISS, encoded by the coding sequence ATGAACCCGCTCGCGGAACTGCGCTATTTCTTCACGGCGCTCGGTTACTTCACGCGTGTGCCGGTGCCGCGCTGGGTCGGCTACGAGCCGCATTATATGAACGCGGCGGCGCGCTATTTTCCGCTCGTCGGCGTGCTGGTCGGCGGCGTCAGCGCGCTCGTCTATCTGGCCGCGCTGCGCGTGTTTCCGGCGGGCGTCGCGGTGCTGCTGTCGATGGCCGCGTCGCTGCTCGTGACGGGCGCGTTCCACGAGGACGGTCTGGCCGATTGCGTCGATGCGTTCGGTGGCGCCTATACGCGCGACGATGCGTTGCGCATCATGCACGACTCGCGCATCGGTGCTTTCGGTGCCATCGCGCTCGTGATCGCGTTGGCGATCAAGTGGCAAACGCTCGCCGCGTTGCCGCCGCTTTCCGCCGCAAGTCTGATGGTTGCGGCGCATGGCGCGAGCCGCGCGTGCGCGATCAGTTATCTGGCCACGCTCGACTATGTGCGCGCCGCGGGCAAAGCCAAGCCGGTCGCGCAGCGTCTGAGCGGGCTGGCGCTGCTGTGCGCCGCGCTGTTCGGGCTGCCGTGGCTGCTGTGGCCGAACGGCCCCGGCGCGCCCGACTGGCGTTTCGCCGCGCTCACGTGTGTCGTGCTGTTGGCGCTGCGCTTCGCGATGGGCCGTTATTTCGTCAGACGCATCGGCGGCTATACCGGTGACTGTCTCGGCTTCGCGCAGCAAATCTTCGAATTGAGCATCTATCTGGTGGGGCTTGCATGGATATCGTCCTGA
- the cobT gene encoding nicotinate-nucleotide--dimethylbenzimidazole phosphoribosyltransferase has protein sequence MTRIPLPAGLPEVAPLDQTLRAELQRIIDTRTKPPGSLGRLETLARQMGLIQRSTRPSVQRPAMIVFAGDHGIAAEGVSPYPQAVTAQMVANFIAGGAAINALSRVAGLELEVVNAGIATPLPSTDGLVDIPVGPGTRNFAHEAAMTQAEALAAMQAGAARVRHHAALGTNVIGFGEMGIANTSAAACLMSRLCGVPIDDCVGRGTGLDNAGLAKKRNVLAAALARHADASAPLDVLATFGGFEIAMMTGAFLAAAEARMTILVDGFIATSALLVADALSPDVREYCVFAHASNEAGHRRMLDHFGAQPLLSLDMRLGEGTGAALAVPLLRAAAAFFNEMASFDSAGVADREP, from the coding sequence ATGACTCGCATCCCACTCCCGGCCGGTTTGCCCGAAGTCGCGCCGCTCGATCAGACGCTGCGCGCCGAGCTGCAACGGATCATCGATACGCGCACCAAACCGCCCGGCAGCCTCGGCCGGCTCGAAACGCTCGCGCGCCAGATGGGCCTGATCCAGCGCAGTACTCGTCCTAGCGTGCAGCGGCCCGCGATGATCGTGTTCGCGGGCGATCACGGTATCGCCGCCGAAGGCGTGAGCCCGTATCCGCAAGCGGTGACCGCGCAGATGGTCGCGAACTTCATCGCGGGCGGCGCGGCGATCAATGCGCTCAGCCGCGTCGCCGGTCTCGAACTCGAAGTGGTCAACGCGGGCATCGCGACGCCGCTGCCGTCCACCGACGGACTCGTCGATATTCCGGTCGGGCCCGGCACGCGCAACTTCGCGCACGAAGCCGCGATGACGCAGGCCGAAGCGCTCGCCGCGATGCAGGCAGGCGCCGCGCGCGTGCGTCATCACGCGGCGCTCGGCACTAACGTGATCGGCTTCGGCGAGATGGGCATCGCGAACACGTCGGCGGCCGCGTGTCTGATGAGCCGTCTGTGCGGCGTGCCGATCGACGACTGCGTCGGCCGTGGCACCGGTCTCGACAATGCCGGGCTCGCGAAGAAGCGCAACGTGCTCGCGGCGGCGCTCGCGCGTCATGCGGACGCCAGCGCGCCGCTCGACGTGCTCGCGACCTTCGGCGGCTTCGAAATCGCGATGATGACGGGCGCATTTCTGGCGGCCGCCGAGGCGCGCATGACGATTCTCGTGGATGGTTTCATCGCGACGTCGGCGCTGCTGGTCGCCGATGCGCTCTCGCCCGACGTGCGCGAGTACTGCGTGTTCGCGCATGCGTCGAACGAGGCCGGCCATCGGCGCATGCTCGATCATTTCGGCGCGCAGCCGCTGCTGTCGCTCGACATGCGGCTCGGCGAGGGCACGGGCGCCGCGCTCGCGGTGCCGCTGCTGCGCGCGGCGGCGGCTTTCTTCAACGAGATGGCCAGCTTCGATTCCGCGGGCGTCGCGGATCGCGAACCGTGA
- a CDS encoding ABC transporter ATP-binding protein produces the protein MMQAEPSPTSSMLSTQRLTLRAGARTLLDAFTHTFNAGEVWCIAGPNGAGKTTLLSTLAGLLHPAAGHVELDGVRVADWQPLPLARRRALMPQSAADAFNASVLDIVLLNRFPHLGGWGWERDEDRAAAQAALESLGLAGFAARDVLSLSGGERQRVALAAVLCQDAPLLLLDEPLSHLDLHHQIDCLEALVAWTREPGRSIARSVLFSCHDLNLARRFATHALLLDGAGGAYAGPVRDVLTPALTSRAFGYPLILIRDGEHEALIPAPRARHESPAGHEEKSG, from the coding sequence ATGATGCAAGCCGAACCCAGCCCCACCTCTTCGATGCTGAGCACGCAGCGCCTGACACTGCGCGCCGGCGCGCGCACCTTGCTCGACGCGTTCACGCACACCTTCAATGCGGGCGAAGTCTGGTGTATCGCCGGGCCGAACGGCGCGGGCAAGACCACCTTGCTGTCGACGCTGGCGGGCCTGTTGCATCCGGCGGCGGGCCATGTCGAACTCGATGGCGTGCGCGTGGCCGACTGGCAGCCGCTGCCGCTCGCACGGCGCCGCGCGCTGATGCCGCAAAGCGCGGCCGATGCGTTCAATGCCAGCGTGCTCGACATCGTGCTGCTGAATCGCTTCCCGCATCTGGGCGGTTGGGGCTGGGAGCGCGATGAAGATCGCGCGGCTGCACAGGCGGCGCTCGAATCGCTCGGCCTCGCGGGCTTTGCGGCGCGCGACGTGCTGTCGCTATCGGGCGGCGAGCGTCAGCGCGTCGCGCTCGCGGCAGTGCTGTGCCAGGACGCGCCGCTGTTGCTGCTCGACGAACCGTTGTCGCATCTCGACCTGCATCACCAGATCGACTGCCTCGAAGCGCTCGTTGCATGGACGCGCGAGCCGGGACGCAGCATAGCGCGCAGTGTGCTGTTCTCCTGCCATGACCTGAACCTCGCGCGCCGCTTCGCGACGCATGCGTTGCTGCTCGACGGCGCGGGCGGCGCGTATGCGGGCCCGGTGCGCGACGTGCTGACGCCCGCGTTGACGAGCCGCGCGTTCGGCTATCCGCTGATTCTGATTCGCGATGGCGAGCACGAGGCGCTGATTCCCGCGCCGCGCGCGCGTCATGAATCGCCTGCCGGTCATGAGGAAAAGTCAGGCTGA
- a CDS encoding FecCD family ABC transporter permease gives MSRASGSLSAAMATPRPMNAKRAAAIWLGLALAAVALLGASLVLGSVPLAPSRVLAALVPTHTFGATGSDDLAGEIVRTLRLPRALAGFACGALLALAGALLQVLLRNPLAEPYVLGVSGGAASFALVAMIAGGAWWIVDASAFAGAFVSILLVLGLARRELWRGEPQDTSPRLLLTGAVIAAGWGAMITLLLNLAPDSRLRGMLFWLTGDLNGGALPWTALIALALVLLAIVPAAPRLNVLLRGDAAAQALGVAVMPLRLRVYLVASLAAAAAVTTAGTIGFVGLVVPHMLRLAFGNDQRMLLPAAALGGGVAVMGADLIARTVIAPAQLPVGVITSLVGVPVFLWMLLKRRR, from the coding sequence ATGAGTCGCGCGTCCGGTTCGCTGTCCGCCGCGATGGCAACGCCGCGCCCGATGAACGCGAAACGCGCGGCCGCGATCTGGCTCGGACTCGCGCTCGCCGCCGTCGCGCTGCTCGGCGCGTCGCTGGTGCTCGGCAGCGTGCCGCTCGCGCCGTCGCGCGTGCTTGCGGCGCTCGTGCCAACGCACACGTTCGGCGCCACGGGCAGCGACGATCTCGCCGGCGAAATCGTGCGCACGTTGCGATTGCCGCGCGCGCTCGCAGGCTTCGCGTGCGGCGCGTTGCTCGCGCTCGCCGGCGCGCTGCTTCAGGTGCTGCTGCGCAATCCGCTGGCCGAGCCGTACGTGCTCGGCGTGTCGGGCGGCGCGGCCAGCTTCGCGCTGGTCGCGATGATCGCGGGCGGCGCCTGGTGGATCGTCGATGCGAGCGCGTTCGCGGGTGCGTTCGTGTCGATCCTGCTGGTGCTCGGACTCGCGCGTCGCGAACTGTGGCGCGGCGAGCCGCAGGACACGTCGCCGCGTTTGCTGCTGACCGGCGCGGTGATCGCGGCCGGGTGGGGCGCGATGATCACGCTGCTGCTCAATCTCGCGCCCGATAGCCGTCTGCGCGGCATGCTGTTCTGGCTGACCGGCGACCTCAATGGCGGCGCGCTGCCGTGGACCGCGCTGATCGCGCTCGCGCTCGTGTTGCTCGCGATCGTGCCAGCCGCGCCGCGTCTGAACGTGCTGCTGCGCGGCGACGCAGCCGCGCAAGCGCTCGGCGTCGCGGTAATGCCACTGCGTTTGCGCGTGTACCTGGTCGCGTCGCTGGCGGCAGCCGCGGCGGTGACGACCGCGGGCACGATCGGCTTCGTCGGTCTCGTCGTGCCGCATATGCTGCGGCTCGCGTTCGGCAACGACCAGCGCATGCTGCTGCCGGCGGCTGCACTCGGCGGCGGCGTCGCGGTGATGGGCGCGGATCTGATCGCGCGGACCGTGATTGCGCCCGCGCAATTGCCGGTCGGCGTGATCACGTCGCTGGTCGGCGTGCCGGTGTTCCTGTGGATGCTGCTCAAACGCCGCCGATGA
- a CDS encoding TonB-dependent receptor domain-containing protein, which produces MLSPIARATLLAFASLPLVAHAQSAEPVPSSSAADASTANAPNVADAANPASADASGNVLSPIVVTAQRGAQALRDAIPQTTQFDQQDIADTTATDLPGLLRLAPGAQISRTGGPGSTTSLFLRGASSTQSLLLIDGVRVDSVSLGSSQLAQIPLDQVDHVEVVNGNVSALYGSGAIGGVVQVFTKDGGDHPPRFNFSLGYGSYHTQTQTAGVNGALDQDGRTTFNISLARTKNDGFSSLDPLEAPGANPNANGNLNESISASLRHKFTDKWDAGVSYFQSNNNNSYDNAYGVPTDLNNLYSKVRQVSVFANGKLTDWWTTHFTLAEGDDRSVSNTNGIYNDRFDTDNRQYTWQNDFALAANQKLQFGYEHLDQTLDSDTFAAPDRHVDSVFAGYSARFGRNQIQANVRRDQYSDFGGANSYYLGYGFDITSRWKVTASYSDAFRAPSFDDLYYPISGNPSIQPERSHSVEAGLQYATDALGVMRLNAFQTRYTNLIDYVQTIPGIYLAENVGHAKVQGLEGSWSGHVGKTDVRATLTLQNPVDLDSGTDLVRRARRFGSFAANRSIGGWRVGGEWIVSGPRPDSTGKLGGYGIVNLSARYNITKAWYVSAQIDNLFNKDYETAYSYNSPRRGAYVTLGWRQQ; this is translated from the coding sequence ATGTTGTCCCCCATCGCCCGCGCGACGCTGCTCGCGTTCGCGAGCCTGCCGCTCGTCGCGCATGCGCAAAGCGCCGAGCCTGTGCCTTCATCGTCCGCTGCGGATGCAAGCACCGCGAACGCCCCAAACGTTGCGGATGCGGCCAATCCCGCTTCCGCCGATGCATCGGGCAACGTGCTCTCGCCGATCGTCGTGACCGCACAACGCGGAGCGCAAGCGTTGCGCGACGCGATCCCGCAGACCACGCAGTTCGATCAGCAGGACATCGCCGACACGACCGCGACCGATCTGCCCGGCCTGCTGCGACTCGCACCCGGCGCGCAAATCTCGCGCACGGGTGGCCCCGGTTCGACCACGAGCCTCTTTCTGCGCGGCGCGTCGTCGACACAATCGCTGCTGCTGATCGACGGCGTGCGCGTCGATTCGGTGAGTCTCGGCTCCTCTCAGCTCGCACAGATTCCGCTCGACCAGGTCGATCACGTCGAAGTCGTGAACGGCAACGTGTCGGCGCTGTACGGCTCGGGCGCGATCGGCGGTGTCGTGCAGGTGTTCACGAAAGACGGCGGCGATCATCCGCCGCGCTTCAATTTTTCGCTCGGCTACGGCAGCTATCACACGCAGACGCAAACGGCCGGCGTGAACGGCGCGCTCGATCAGGACGGTCGCACGACCTTCAACATCTCGCTCGCGCGCACGAAGAACGACGGCTTTTCGTCGCTCGATCCGCTCGAGGCGCCGGGCGCGAATCCGAACGCGAACGGCAATCTGAACGAGAGCATCAGCGCGTCGCTGCGCCACAAGTTCACCGACAAGTGGGATGCGGGTGTCAGCTACTTCCAGTCGAACAACAACAACAGCTACGACAATGCGTACGGCGTGCCAACCGATCTGAACAACCTCTATAGCAAGGTGCGTCAGGTGTCGGTGTTTGCGAACGGCAAGCTGACCGACTGGTGGACCACCCACTTCACGCTCGCCGAGGGCGACGACCGCAGCGTATCGAACACCAATGGCATCTACAACGACCGTTTCGATACCGACAATCGCCAGTACACGTGGCAGAACGATTTCGCGCTCGCCGCGAACCAGAAGCTGCAATTCGGCTACGAACATCTCGACCAGACTCTCGACTCCGACACGTTCGCCGCGCCCGACCGTCACGTCGATTCGGTCTTCGCCGGCTACAGCGCACGCTTCGGCCGCAACCAGATTCAGGCCAACGTACGCCGCGACCAGTACTCCGATTTCGGCGGAGCGAACAGTTACTATCTCGGCTACGGTTTCGACATCACGTCGCGCTGGAAGGTAACCGCAAGCTATTCCGATGCGTTCCGCGCGCCGAGCTTCGACGATCTGTACTATCCGATCAGCGGCAACCCGTCGATCCAGCCGGAGCGCAGTCACTCGGTCGAAGCCGGTTTGCAGTACGCGACCGACGCGCTCGGCGTGATGCGTCTGAACGCATTCCAGACGCGCTATACGAATCTGATCGACTACGTGCAGACGATCCCCGGCATCTATCTCGCGGAGAACGTCGGCCATGCGAAGGTGCAGGGACTCGAAGGATCGTGGAGCGGTCATGTCGGCAAGACCGACGTACGCGCGACATTGACGCTGCAGAACCCGGTCGATCTCGACAGCGGTACCGACCTCGTGCGACGCGCGCGACGCTTCGGGTCGTTCGCGGCGAATCGCAGCATCGGTGGATGGCGGGTTGGGGGCGAGTGGATCGTCAGCGGTCCGCGTCCAGACAGCACCGGCAAGCTCGGCGGTTATGGCATCGTGAATCTATCGGCGCGCTACAACATCACGAAGGCGTGGTACGTCAGCGCGCAAATCGACAATCTGTTCAACAAGGACTATGAGACGGCCTACTCGTATAACTCGCCGCGACGCGGTGCGTATGTCACGCTCGGCTGGCGGCAGCAGTGA
- a CDS encoding ATPase: protein MLTELESLSQNIGKLIAISKRHNEARIALEEQLAQTRAEVQATHTELAQLRAERDALQAERDALSAKIDDAQVRLNAILEKLPRARASSEPDNQLDLLESAQPEHEEAEGDVSRHGESA from the coding sequence ATGCTCACCGAACTCGAATCACTCTCCCAGAACATCGGCAAGCTGATTGCGATCAGCAAGCGCCACAACGAAGCGCGGATCGCGCTCGAAGAGCAACTCGCGCAAACGCGTGCCGAAGTACAAGCCACGCACACCGAACTCGCGCAATTGCGTGCCGAGCGCGATGCACTGCAAGCGGAACGCGACGCGCTGTCCGCCAAGATCGACGACGCTCAGGTGCGCCTGAATGCGATTCTCGAAAAATTGCCGCGCGCACGCGCAAGCAGCGAACCGGATAACCAGCTCGATCTGCTCGAGTCCGCCCAGCCCGAACACGAGGAAGCGGAAGGCGACGTGAGCCGACACGGAGAAAGCGCATGA
- a CDS encoding cell division protein ZapA yields the protein MTTKQIEVSILEVPYRLACSPETEGALLEAVARVDAEMKKIRSGSNVRGTDRIAVMAALSLASELLKLQSSVRHGEAFPAEEIRRTMQQMNEQLGTVIEQYSMQ from the coding sequence ATGACCACCAAGCAGATCGAAGTATCGATTCTCGAAGTACCCTACCGTCTCGCCTGTTCGCCCGAAACGGAAGGCGCGCTGCTCGAGGCGGTCGCGCGCGTCGACGCGGAGATGAAGAAAATCCGCAGCGGCAGCAACGTGCGCGGCACCGATCGCATCGCGGTGATGGCGGCGCTGTCGCTGGCATCGGAACTGCTTAAGCTGCAAAGCAGCGTGCGACACGGAGAAGCATTTCCTGCTGAAGAAATCCGGCGTACAATGCAGCAAATGAACGAACAGCTAGGTACTGTGATTGAGCAGTACAGCATGCAGTAA
- a CDS encoding EVE domain-containing protein: protein MRYWLMKSEPDEASIDDLANAPHRTLPWTGVRNYQARNFMRDVMQVGDGVLFYHSSCPEPGIAGIAEVSSTAYPDPTQFDKKSPYYDAKSSRETPRWMLVDVVFKKKIPLIPLAALREHAELQDMRVLAKGNRLSITPVTDAEWRFITKQLV, encoded by the coding sequence ATGCGCTACTGGCTGATGAAGTCCGAACCGGACGAAGCAAGCATCGACGACCTCGCCAACGCACCGCATCGCACCTTGCCGTGGACCGGCGTGCGCAATTATCAGGCGCGCAACTTCATGCGCGACGTGATGCAGGTCGGCGACGGCGTGCTCTTCTATCATTCGAGCTGTCCGGAACCCGGCATCGCGGGCATCGCGGAAGTCTCGTCGACCGCGTATCCGGACCCGACGCAGTTCGATAAAAAGAGTCCGTACTACGACGCGAAATCGTCGCGGGAAACGCCGCGCTGGATGCTCGTCGACGTCGTGTTCAAGAAGAAAATCCCACTGATTCCGCTGGCCGCGCTGCGCGAGCATGCCGAATTGCAGGACATGCGCGTGCTCGCCAAAGGCAACCGTCTGTCGATCACTCCGGTGACCGACGCCGAATGGCGCTTCATCACTAAACAGCTGGTTTAA
- a CDS encoding SIMPL domain-containing protein (The SIMPL domain is named for its presence in mouse protein SIMPL (signalling molecule that associates with mouse pelle-like kinase). Bacterial member BP26, from Brucella, was shown to assemble into a channel-like structure, while YggE from E. coli has been associated with resistance to oxidative stress.), translating to MTTKTARALALALAFGAPVALALNPAPARAQTMMPQPSGVLSLNAQASAEVPQDEVEITLFYEQEASEPSALTSTLNQRADAALQKARGVAGVTARSGAFSIFPSTDRDGRISAWRGRTEVVLESRDFAAASKLAGQMASIMQVGNVRFSLSPEAQRAAEQRLSGEAIKSFREQAAASSQAFGFSGYSIREVNVNHSGVMPRPMMMMSARAMGADAKSAPMPLEGGTSTVTVNVSGSVQMK from the coding sequence ATGACGACAAAAACCGCACGGGCCCTCGCACTCGCGCTCGCCTTTGGCGCGCCTGTGGCGCTCGCGCTGAACCCGGCGCCCGCTCGCGCGCAGACCATGATGCCGCAGCCCTCGGGCGTGCTGTCGCTGAATGCGCAGGCGAGCGCGGAAGTCCCGCAGGACGAAGTCGAAATCACGCTGTTTTACGAGCAGGAAGCGAGCGAGCCGTCGGCGTTGACGTCGACGCTGAACCAACGCGCCGACGCGGCATTGCAGAAGGCGCGCGGCGTGGCCGGCGTAACCGCGCGCTCGGGTGCGTTCTCGATCTTCCCGTCAACGGACCGCGACGGACGCATCTCGGCGTGGCGCGGCCGCACGGAAGTCGTGCTCGAATCGCGCGACTTCGCCGCGGCATCGAAGCTCGCCGGACAGATGGCATCGATCATGCAGGTAGGTAACGTGCGTTTCTCGCTGTCGCCGGAAGCGCAGCGCGCCGCCGAACAGCGGCTCAGCGGCGAGGCGATCAAATCGTTTCGCGAGCAGGCCGCGGCATCGTCGCAGGCGTTCGGCTTTAGCGGCTATTCGATCCGCGAGGTCAACGTGAATCACAGCGGCGTGATGCCGCGTCCGATGATGATGATGAGCGCACGCGCGATGGGCGCCGACGCGAAGAGCGCGCCGATGCCGCTCGAAGGCGGCACCTCGACGGTGACGGTCAACGTGTCGGGGTCGGTGCAGATGAAGTGA
- the lgt gene encoding prolipoprotein diacylglyceryl transferase — protein MLIHPNFDPVAIHLGPLAVRWYGLMYLVAFVAAIVVARLRLRLPYVAAQGWTAKDIDDMLFFGVLGTILGGRLGYVLFYKASFYFAHPLDIFKVWEGGMSFHGGFLGVTIAMMLFAYQRKRSWLQVTDFVAPMVPTGLAAGRLGNFINGELWGRVTDPAAPWAMLFPGAAPDDASWLAAHPQLAAQWHLNEVFAQYHMLPRHPSELYEIALEGVALFFVLIFFSRKPKPLGAISAMFLIGYGLARFTVEFAREPDDFLGLLAMGLSMGQWLSLPMILAGIGLMVWAYRRGRREPAQAVGAN, from the coding sequence ATGCTCATTCACCCGAATTTCGACCCTGTCGCCATCCATCTGGGGCCGCTCGCCGTGCGCTGGTATGGCTTGATGTACCTCGTCGCGTTCGTCGCGGCGATCGTGGTCGCCCGGCTGCGGCTGCGGCTGCCGTACGTCGCCGCGCAAGGCTGGACCGCGAAGGACATCGACGACATGCTGTTCTTCGGCGTGCTGGGCACGATCCTCGGCGGCCGGCTCGGCTATGTGTTGTTCTACAAGGCCAGCTTCTATTTCGCGCATCCGCTCGACATCTTCAAGGTGTGGGAAGGCGGTATGTCGTTTCACGGCGGCTTTCTCGGCGTCACCATTGCGATGATGCTGTTCGCGTATCAGCGCAAGCGCTCGTGGCTGCAGGTCACCGACTTCGTCGCGCCGATGGTGCCCACGGGCCTCGCGGCGGGGCGGCTCGGCAACTTCATCAACGGCGAGCTGTGGGGCCGCGTGACCGATCCGGCCGCGCCGTGGGCGATGCTGTTCCCCGGCGCCGCGCCCGACGACGCCAGCTGGCTCGCCGCGCATCCGCAATTGGCCGCGCAATGGCATCTGAACGAAGTGTTTGCGCAATATCACATGCTGCCGCGGCATCCGTCGGAGCTGTACGAGATCGCGCTCGAAGGCGTGGCGCTGTTTTTCGTGCTGATTTTCTTCTCGCGCAAGCCGAAGCCGCTCGGCGCGATCTCCGCAATGTTCCTGATCGGCTACGGCCTCGCGCGCTTCACGGTCGAATTCGCGCGCGAGCCGGACGATTTCCTCGGCCTGCTCGCGATGGGGCTGTCGATGGGTCAATGGCTGTCGTTGCCAATGATCCTCGCGGGCATCGGCCTGATGGTGTGGGCGTATCGCCGTGGGCGCCGCGAGCCGGCGCAGGCGGTTGGCGCGAACTGA
- a CDS encoding LysR family transcriptional regulator — protein sequence MLPTIPDLRQLRYFVTVAEEKHFGRAAARLSMTQPPLSQAIRALEETLGVELFARTKRSVELTAVGADLLPEVQRLLAAAEGLRPLAQSLARGEAGVLSLAFVSTADYGLLPLLLRDFGARHPRVRLELTEATSDVQVEELVAGRIDAGLVIAPLPSRRASQLSWLPIAREPLVIAMSTEMARGLQGSVNKNGKGKPNEDPAAEWLDTPVSLRDLGDAPLVIFPRRLAPGFYDIIMDCYGVAGLAPRIGQEAIQMQTIVSLVSAGMGVALVPQSLRNLRRTGVVYRPLSESVPAIETGLVWRTDEVSPVLAGFIDIVRAHAASVASRV from the coding sequence ATGCTGCCGACGATTCCTGATCTGCGCCAGTTGCGCTATTTCGTCACCGTCGCCGAGGAAAAGCACTTCGGGCGCGCGGCCGCGCGTTTGTCGATGACGCAGCCGCCACTGTCGCAGGCGATCCGCGCGCTCGAAGAGACGCTCGGCGTCGAGCTGTTCGCGCGCACCAAGCGCTCGGTGGAGCTGACCGCGGTCGGCGCCGATCTGCTGCCGGAGGTGCAGCGGCTGCTCGCGGCGGCGGAGGGTTTAAGGCCGCTTGCGCAGAGCCTCGCGCGCGGCGAGGCGGGCGTGCTGTCGCTCGCATTCGTGTCGACCGCGGACTACGGCCTGCTGCCGCTGCTGCTGCGCGATTTCGGCGCGCGGCATCCGCGCGTGCGGCTCGAGCTGACCGAGGCGACCAGCGACGTGCAGGTCGAGGAACTGGTGGCCGGGCGTATCGACGCGGGTCTGGTGATCGCGCCGCTGCCGTCGCGGCGTGCATCGCAGCTGTCGTGGCTGCCGATCGCGCGCGAGCCGCTCGTGATCGCGATGTCGACGGAGATGGCGCGAGGCTTGCAGGGCAGCGTAAACAAAAACGGCAAGGGCAAGCCAAATGAAGACCCCGCCGCCGAATGGCTCGACACGCCCGTCAGCCTGCGCGATCTCGGCGACGCGCCGCTCGTGATCTTCCCAAGACGTCTCGCGCCAGGCTTTTATGACATCATTATGGATTGCTACGGCGTCGCGGGCCTCGCGCCAAGGATCGGCCAGGAGGCGATCCAGATGCAGACCATCGTGAGTCTCGTGTCGGCCGGCATGGGCGTCGCACTGGTGCCGCAATCGTTGCGTAACCTGCGGCGCACGGGCGTCGTGTACCGGCCGTTGTCCGAGTCGGTGCCCGCGATCGAAACGGGGCTCGTCTGGCGTACCGACGAGGTCAGCCCGGTGCTGGCGGGCTTCATCGACATCGTGCGCGCGCATGCGGCGAGCGTGGCGTCGCGCGTCTAG